Proteins encoded within one genomic window of Hevea brasiliensis isolate MT/VB/25A 57/8 chromosome 8, ASM3005281v1, whole genome shotgun sequence:
- the LOC131181970 gene encoding F-box protein CPR1-like, whose amino-acid sequence MSDHLPQELLAEILSRLPVKSILICRCVSKTWYSLITNPSFIDDHLKKTAARNSGLLFFRYSTRELVWPFKENVRYLLYPDESFPANPVEELDCPFKGVKRIVNIVGSCNGVFCLSDDVYGKYTEKAALWNPSFRKIVNIPCPNFTFTSYGPYIHSLGFGFDSTTDDYKLVRIVYSHFNFGEIRPFVEIYSLRSRGWRKVDNNLKYVMLEGSTSAFLNGACHWVAIKEDGISEVIVSFALGEEVFGEMEVPDCLVKKYIFMDIAVFDGSLLLVPFMKFTTERCFSVWMMKKYGVPGSWTKLFNISHSEGIRRLVAFRQNGKVLLAKEDGELVFYDPKTEEISATEILGNSRSFYLDTLVESLVLLDEANEFAEEEASEDDGTNGVSKEPSSSPDGVDKDLQKISEGKKNANSPMILNEANEIFEEVAPSSNSTIDKANEESKEEAQGESISTE is encoded by the coding sequence atgTCTGATCATCTTCCTCAAGAATTGCTCGCAGAAATTTTGTCAAGATTGCCGGTGAAATCAATCCTCATATGCAGATGCGTTTCCAAAACTTGGTACTCTTTAATCACCAACCCTTCTTTCATAGACGACCACCTCAAGAAAACCGCTGCAAGAAACAGTGGCCTACTTTTCTTTAGGTACAGCACCAGAGAACTTGTTTGGCCATTTAAAGAAAATGTGCGTTATTTGCTATACCCAGATGAGTCTTTCCCTGCAAACCCTGTTGAAGAACTTGATTGCCCATTTAAAGGCGTAAAGCGTATAGTTAATATAGTGGGTTCTTGTAATGGGGTCTTTTGTCTATCTGATGATGTTTATGGCAAATACACTGAGAAAGCTGCTTTATGGAACCCTAGTTTTAGAAAGATTGTTAACATTCCTTGTCCAAATTTTACGTTTACCTCATATGGACCCTATATACACTCACTTGGGTTTGGCTTTGATTCCACTACTGATGATTATAAGCTTGTGAGAATAGTGTACTCGCATTTTAACTTTGGTGAGATTCGGCCTTTTGTTGAGATTTACAGTTTGAGAAGTAGGGGTTGGAGAAAGGTTGATAATAATCTGAAATATGTCATGCTCGAGGGCTCAACGTCTGCTTTTCTGAATGGAGCTTGTCATTGGGTTGCCATTAAGGAGGATGGTATAAGCGAAGTGATTGTGTCCTTTGCTTTGGGAGAAGAGGTGTTTGGAGAAATGGAGGTACCAGATTGTTTGGTTAAGAAATATATCTTTATGGATATTGCTGTGTTTGATGGATCACTTTTGCTGGTTCCTTTTATGAAATTTACTACGGAAAGGTGTTTTTCAGTTTGGATGATGaaaaaatatggtgttccaggATCTTGGACCAAActtttcaatatttcacattcggAAGGGATACGAAGGTTAGTTGCATTTAGGCAAAATGGTAAGGTTCTATTGGCAAAAGAGGATGGAGAGCTAGTTTTCTATGATCCAAAGACAGAAGAAATCTCGGCTACAGAAATTTTGGGCAATTCACGCTCCTTTTATTTGGACACTTTAGTGGAGAGTCTTGTTTTACTCGATGAAGCAAATGAATTTGCAGAGGAGGAAGCTTCTGAGGATGATGGCACAAATGGAGTTTCAAAGGAGCCTTCTTCTTCTCCTGATGGCGTGGACAAGGACTTGCAGAAGATCAGTGAAGGGAAGAAGAATGCCAACAGTCCTATGATACTGAACGAAGCAAATGAAATCTTCGAGGAGGTTGCACCTAGTTCTAATTCAACGATTGATAAAGCAAATGAAGAATCAAAGGAAGAAGCACAGGGAGAGTCAATTTCTACAGAATGA
- the LOC131181971 gene encoding uncharacterized protein LOC131181971 produces the protein MGFHNGDLLEFWAPFLLVHLGGPDTITAFFVEDNQLWFRHLLAFITQAVATGYVFIKTLPRNRVVIPTTLLFIVGIIKYLESTSSLYFASKDKFKDSMLINPDPDVNYVKLSEEKRGLDNVKVVEEAYEFFKIFKRLIVDLILSFKERDESQNFFNSISTEDAFKVIAGELNFLYEVLYTKVVIVHSKWGMFFHFISFGSVVLSLTIFHFQVKKYAFDKFGVKLTYSLLFGAIGLDILSFFMAIFSKPDRWWYLGEFTVPRERSPHWALNLFRISPQWALSLFGNFISLKKSKKVDLEPDKHATLTVPFLFRMWYESVGALPITEDLALSIDKGHLPIDEGHLPIVVKRGFGLRWRNDIEFKRKGFLSIDERALALVVEGTLCVEDGMPVDRGALPITEDLALPIDEEHLPIAFTRFRVAQHNHSYLGIDKSFHQCGITNNFCQCIKTRPKKVTRFSCIDKAIQCLNAFKDRLIDLVGLKDFLDEITYVSSKPLTMELWEYIFGELQKRSRLIDDAETVRKICSARGDWVLQNNGLDKQRSDELISYVLAVPYDESIPMWHIATELLINDKKERENKSNEREFSKILSDYMLYLLIMQSTMMATVAGIFEVRFKDTCADAERFFRKRGIRSY, from the exons tcacaaTGGTGATCTCTTGGAGTTTTGGGCTCCTTTTCTTTTGGTGCATCTTGGTGGCCCAGACACTATCACTGCTTTTTTTGTTGAGGATAACCAATTGTGGTTTAGGCACTTGCTTGCATTCATAACCCAGGCCGTTGCTACTGGTTATGTGTTCATCAAAACACTTCCCAGAAACAGGGTTGTGATCCCAACAACGCTCTTGTTTATAGTAGGGATAATCAAATATTTGGAGAGCACTTCTTCTTTGTATTTTGCGAGCAAGGATAAATTCAAAGATTCCATGCTCATAAATCCAGATCCTGATGTCAATTATGTCAAGCTTTCGGAG GAAAAAAGAGGCTTAGACAATGTCAAAGTGGTGGAGGAGGCTTACGAGTTCTTCAAAATCTTCAAGAGACTTATTGTTGATCTCATCCTCAGCTTCAAGGAGCGTGATGAGAGCCAAAACTTTTTCAATAGCATATCTACAGAAGATGCTTTCAAAGTAATAGCCGGAGAGCTCAACTTCTTGTATGAAGTTCTCTACACGAAAGTAGTGATTGTTCACTCCAAGTGGGGCATGTTTTTCCACTTCATATCATTTGGTTCAGTCGTGTTATCCCTTACTATCTTCCATTTCCAGGTAAAAAAGTATGCTTTCGACAAGTTTGGTGTTAAGCTTACTTATTCTCTGCTGTTTGGTGCCATAGGACTTGATATATTATCATTCTTCATGGCCATTTTCTCAAAGCCCGACAGAtggtggtatcttggagaattcACTGTGCCTAGAGAAAGATCACCTCATTGGGCATTGAATCTCTTCAGAATATCACCTCAATGGGCATTGAGTCTCTTCGGAAACTTCATCAGTCTAAAAAAATCAAAGAAGGTTGATCTTGAACCAGACAAACATGCAACTTTGACTGTGCCGTTTCTGTTTCGCATGTGGTATGAATCTGT AGGGGCCTTGCCAATTACTGAGGATTTAGCTCTGTCTATTGATAAGGGGCActtgcccattgatgaggggcactTGCCCATTGTAGTGAagagaggcttcggcctaagATGGAGAAATGACATAGAATTTAAGAGGAAGGGATTCTTGTCCATTGATGAGAGGGCTCTAGCCCTTGTAGTTGAAGGCACCCTTTGTG tggaagatggcatgcccgtTGAT AGAGGGGCCTTGCCAATTACtgaggatttggctctgcccattgatgaggagCACTTGCCTATTGCA tTTACACGCTTCCGCGTTGCACAACACAATCATTCATATTTGGGAATTGATAAAAGTTTTCATCAATGTGGCATCACCAACAATTTCTGTCAGTGCATAAAGACTAGACCTAAAAAGGTCACTCGGTTTTCGTGCATTGATAAAGCCATCCAGTGCCTGAATGCTTTCAAGGATCGACTCATTGATCTTGTGGGCCTCAAGGATTTTCTGGATGAGATAACATATGTTTCCAGCAAGCCACTGACAATGGAGCTCTGGGAATATATTTTCGGTGAGCTGCAAAAGAGATCTCGGTTGATAGATGATGCAGAAACTGTCAGGAAAATATGTTCGGCTAGAGGTGACTGGGTTCTTCAAAATAATGGTTTGGATAAACAAAGGAGTGACGAGTTAATATCTTATGTTCTTGCTGTCCCTTATGACGAGAGCATCCCGATGTGGCACATTGCAACTGAGCTCTTGATCAATGATaaaaaggagagagaaaataAGAGTAATGAAAGAGAATTCAGTAAAATTTTGTCAGATTACATGCTGTATCTTTTAATTATGCAGTCGACAATGATGGCTACTGTGGCAGGAATTTTTGAGGTAAGGTTTAAAGATACCTGTGCTGATGCTGAAAGATTTTTTAGAAAGAGAGGCATAAGATCATATTAA